A stretch of Episyrphus balteatus chromosome 2, idEpiBalt1.1, whole genome shotgun sequence DNA encodes these proteins:
- the LOC129910491 gene encoding probable chitinase 10, whose translation MLPPRLIKLALIVCILVVLLSHTDSAQAKRRRARRTTTTAPTTTGSRTNTIAAKKSESPSSSAQDRIDQQTAPSSVRGLRVRSKSKVRGGTALAAAGAASSLVALNSLKSGKRSKIELTTDPDSNGKKIVCYYTNWSQYRVKIGKFVPEDIPSDLCTHIIFAFGWLKKGKLSSYESNDETKDGVAGLYDRMMTLKKANPKLKILLAIGGWSFGTQKFKDMSATRYTRQTFIYSAIPFLRKRNFDGLDMDWEYPKGADDKKNFVLLLKELREAFEAEAQELKKARLLLTAAVPVGPDNIRAGYDVPAVASYLDFINLMAYDFHGKWERETGHNAPLYSHSSDSEWRKQLSVDNAASIWVKMGAPKEKMIIGMPTYGRSFTLANPSKHGVNSPASGGGKEGVYTKEGGFLAYYEICEMLLNGGVYVWDEEMKVPYMVHGDQWVGFDDERSIRNKMNWVKTNGYGGAMVWTVDMDDFKGDVCGGNVKYPLIGAMREELLGISRGKEAKDVNWSEVASQFEEEEEEEELPEPIKIDVSEVLQKVRKPKIKVKSGLATIDKKSRPAQVFCYLTSWSAKRPGAGKFEPKDVDPKLCTHVVYAFATLKDHILSEARDDDPEEYEKVIALREANPDLQVLLAIGGWAFGSTPFKELTSNVFRMNQFVYEAIEFLREYQFNGLDVDWEYPRGADDRAAYVNLLRELRVAFEGEAKSSGQPRLLLTAAVPASFEAIAAGYDVPEISKYLDFINVMTYDFHGQWERTVGHNSPLYPLEAATGYQKKLTVDFSAREWVKQGAPKEKLLIGMPTYGRSFELVNETQFDIGSPASGGGKPGKFTNESGFMSYYEVCAFMAAENTTLVWDSEQQVPFAYRGNQWVGFDDERSLKTKMEWLKEQGFGGIMVWSVDMDDFSGRCGGGKYPLLNALKDELNDYKVYLEYDGPYESYNPRGAYTTKDPHEVTCEEEDGHISYHKDFQDCTHYYMCEGERKHHMPCPANLVFNPSENVCDWPENVEGCNTVTPAP comes from the exons CCAAACGAAGAAGAGCCCgtcgaacaacaacaacagcaccaACTACAACTGGGTCAAGGACAAACACTATAGCGGCCAAGAAGTCCGAATCACCATCATCCTCCGCACAAGATCGTATTGACCAACAAACCGCACCATCATCAGTGCGCGGTCTTCGTGTGCGTTCCAAGTCAAAGGTACGTGGCGGAACTGCACTTGCAGCCGCCGGAGCAGCTTCATCACTTGTTGCACTCAACTCACTAAAAAGTGGCAAAAGATCAAAGATCGAACTTACCACCGATCCGGACAGCAATGGCAAAAAGATCGTTTGCTACTACACAAACTGGTCACAGTATCGTGTTAAAATTGGCAAGTTCGTTCCCGAAGATATTCCCAGCGATTTATGTACGCACATTATTTTTGCCTTTGGTTGGTTGAAAAAGGGTAAACTAAGTTCGTATGAGAGCAACGATGAGACAAAAGATGGTGTTGCTGGACTTTACGACAGAATGATGACCCTTAAGAAGGCCAATCCTAAATTGAAG atccTTTTAGCTATTGGAGGTTGGTCATTCGGTACACAAAAGTTCAAGGATATGTCTGCCACAAGGTACACTCGACAAACATTCATTTACTCAGCAATTCCATTCTTAAGGAAGAGGAATTTTGATGGTCTCGACATGGATTGGGAATACCCTAAAGGCGCTGATGACAAAAAGAACTTTGTCCTTCTTCTGAAGGAACTTCGTGAAGCTTTTGAAGCTGAAGCTCAAGAATTAAAGAAGGCCCGTTTATTACTTACTGCTGCTGTACCTGTTGGTCCTGATAACATTCGAGCTGGATATGATGTCCCTGCTGTGGCAAGCTATCTTGATTTCATCAACTTGATGGCTTACGATTTCCATGGAAAATGGGAACGTGAAACCGGTCATAATGCCCCACTGTACTCACACTCCAGTGACTCTGAATGGAGGAAGCAACTTTCTGTTGATAATGCCGCCAGTATTTGGGTTAAAATGGGTGCccctaaagaaaaaatgattattg GTATGCCAACTTATGGACGGTCCTTTACTCTGGCCAATCCTAGCAAACATGGTGTCAATTCTCCAGCTTCAGGAGGTGGTAAGGAAGGTGTCTACACTAAAGAAGGTGGTTTCTTGGCTTATTATGAAATTTGTGAAATGTTGTTGAATGGAGGTGTCTATGTTTGGGATGAAGAAATGAAGGTGCCATACATGGTTCATGGAGATCAG TGGGTTGGTTTCGATGATGAACGTTCGATTAGAAACAAAATGAATTGGGTCAAGACAAACGGTTATGGTGGTGCTATGGTCTGGACTGTTGATATGGATGATTTTAAGGGTGATGTTTGTGGAGGAAATGTTAAATATCCATTGATTGGAGCAATGAGGGAAGAATTGTTGGGAATTTCAAGAGGCAAAGAAGCTAAGGATGTTAATTGGTCAGAAGTTGCTTCGCAATTTGAAGAGGAAGAAGAAGAG gAAGAACTACCTGAACCAATCAAAATTGATGTTTCCGAAGTCCTTCAGAAGGTCCGTAAACCAAAAATCAAGGTTAAGTCAGGTCTGGCCACAATCGATAAGAAAT CCCGTCCAGCTCAAGTCTTCTGTTATCTTACAAGTTGGTCAGCTAAACGTCCTGGTGCTGGAAAATTCGAGCCCAAAGATGTCGATCCTAAGCTCTGTACTCATGTTGTCTATGCCTTTGCTACCCTTAAAGATCACATTCTCAGTGAAGCCCGTGATGATGATCCAGAAGAATATGAAAAAGTTATCGCTCTGCGTGAGGCTAATCCAGACTTGCAAGTCCTTTTGGCTATCGGTGGATGGGCATTTGGATCAACACCATTCAAAGAGTTGACCTCGAATGTCTTCCGAATGAATCAATTTGTCTATGAAGCTATCGAATTCCTTCGGGAATATCAATTTAACGGACTCGATGTTGACTGGGAGTATCCACGTGGTGCCGATGATAGAGCTGCTTATGTCAATCTTCTGAGAGAATTGAGAGTAGCCTTTGAAGGTGAAGCCAAATCTTCAGGACAGCCTAGACTTTTATTGACAGCAGCTGTGCCAGCTTCATTTGAAGCTATTGCAGCTGGATATGATGTTCCGGAAATTTCGAAATACCTTGATTTTATCAATGTTATGACATATGACTTCCATGGACAATGGGAACGTACTGTTGGTCACAATTCACCGCTATACCCTCTCGAGGCTGCCACTGGCTATCAGAAGAAACTTACTGTTGATTTCAGTGCTAGGGAATGGGTTAAACAGGGTGCTCCAAAAGAGAAGCTTCTTATTGGTATGCCAACTTATGGAAGATCATTTGAATTGGTCAATGAGACACAATTTGATATTGGTTCGCCGGCTTCTGGTGGAGGAAAGCCTGGAAAATTCACAAATGAATCTGGATTCATGAGCTATTATGAAGTTTGTGCGTTTATGGCGGCAGAAAATACGACTTTGGTGTGGGATTCGGAGCAACAGGTTCCGTTTGCTTATAGAGGCAACCAGTGGGTAGGATTTGATGATGAAAGGTCACTTAAGACAAAG atgGAATGGCTTAAGGAACAAGGATTTGGTGGAATTATGGTTTGGTCAGTGGATATGGATGATTTCTCGGGTCGTTGCGGAGGTGGCAAGTATCCACTTTTGAATGCCCTCAAGGATGAGCTAAATGACTACAAAGTGTATTTGGAATATGATGGACCCTATGAGTCTTACAATCCTCGAGGAGCTTACACTACCAAAGATC CTCATGAAGTAACTTGTGAAGAAGAAGATGGTCACATTAGCTACCACAAGGATTTCCAAGATTGTACACACTATTACATGTGTGAGGGTGAACGTAAACATCATATGCCATGTCCTGCCAATTTAGTATTTAATCCTTCTGAGAATGTTTGTGATTGGCCGGAAAATGTTGAAGGTTGTAATACAGTGACACCGGCTCCATGA